Within the Miscanthus floridulus cultivar M001 chromosome 2, ASM1932011v1, whole genome shotgun sequence genome, the region TCGAGCTGTGCCGCCAACGCTTCGGACCGCCAGTTCGCGGTACTCGGCTGGCGGAGTTGGGGCGCTTGTCGTTCCAATCTACTGTCCAGGAGTTCGCCGACCGCTTTCAGGCGGTGTCCTGCCATGCACGTGGCGTCTCTGCCAAACAGAAGGCCGATCTCTTCGTCGGCGGCCTTCTCGAGTACATTCGGGTGGATGTGGAGATGCGCGATCCCCAGGACATCCAGACGGCCATGTACTTGGCACGGGCTTTCGAGCGTCGGGCGGCGGCCATGCCCACGGCGCCACCCCCGCGGGGTGCCCGGCCTCCACCTCGTCCCGGCCTGCCCCCGCGTGCCCCGACACAAGCAGCGGGGGCTCCAGCTCAGCCGGGCGCTGGTCCCGCGGGCGGGCAGGGCGCTCCTCCCGTGCGTCAGTTCCGTCGCCTCACGCCGGCGGAACAGTTGGAGCGCCGCCGTCAAGGGCTGTGCTTCAACTGCGACGAGCCCTATGTCCGCGGCCATGTGTGCCCCCGGCTGTTTTACCTCGAGTCTACGGACTTCGTCGACGAGGAAGCCGGGGAGGTGGCTGCTGCAGACGCCGACGCAGCCGCCTTTCCAGACGAGCCGGCCGGCCAAGGAGTGGCCGGCGATGCAGCAGACGCTGCTAACGCCCTCGTCGtttctctccatgctgttgcagGAATCCGCCCGCCCAACGCCATGCTGCTCCCCGTCACCGTCAAGGACGAGAGTTTCCTCGCCCTCCTCGACACCGGCTCCACTCATAATTTTGTCCAAGGGGCTGTTCTGCGCCGTTTGGGCCTGTCTCCAGCTGGTGGTGACCACCTCCGTGTCACGGTCGCCAATGGTGAGCACGTGGCGTGCGAGGGCATTGCTCGGAACGTGCCCGTCCGCATCGGCGACGAGGACTTCACCATCACGTGTGTTGGCCTCAACCTGGGCGCCTTCGACTTCATCATCGGCTTCGACTTCATTCGCACGTTGGGGCCCGTGTTGTGGGACTGCGACACCCTCACCATGGCGTTCTGGAGGGAGGGCCGCCGCGTCACCTGGCAGGGCGTGCCCGGCCCTCAGACGCCCACCCCACAGCAGGCGGTGACCGCGGTCACGACTGACCCGCGGCTACCTCTCCTGGATCGTCTGTTGGCGCAGCACGGTGACATCTTCGACGAGCCTACTGGGCTCCCTCCGGCGCGCCCctacgaccaccgcatccacctgcTGCCCGGGACGGCCCCAGTGGCGGTGCGGCCGTACCGATACCCGCAGCTGCAGAAGGACGAGCTCGAGCGCCAATGTGCAGCGATGCTTGCCCAAGGGATCATTCGGCCGAGCACTTCGCCGTTTCTCCGCGCCCGTCCTGCTGGTGCGCAAGGCGGACAAGTCGTggcgcttctgcatcgactaccgcTCCCTCAACGCCAAGACCTCCAAGGACAAATTCCCGATTCCGGTGGTTGACGAGTTGCTGGATGAGCTCCATGGGGCTCGTTTCTTCACCAAGCTTGACCTTCGTTCCGGCTATCATCAGGTGCGCATGCACCcggaggacatcgccaagacggcTTTCCGCACCCATCAGGGCCACTTCGAGTTTTTGGTGATGCCATTTGGGCTCTCCAATGCCCCGGCAACCTTCCAGGCGCTGATGAACTGACGTCCTTCGGCCTTACCTACGGCGGTTTGTGCTGGTATTTTTTGATGATATATTAATTTATAGTCCATCATGGGCCGAGCACTTGCAGCATGTCAACATCGTCCTCCACGCGCTTCGGGTACACCACCTTCACTTGAAACGATCCAAGTGCTCGTTTGGCGCGTCGTCGGTGGCCTACCTGGGCCACGTGATCTCCGAGGGCAGCGTCGCCATGGACGCTGACAAGGTCGCCGCCGTGGCTGCGTGGCCCCTGCCTGCGCTCTGCCCGCGGCCTGCGTGGTTTCCTCGGCCTCGCGGGCTACTACCGGAAGTTCATCCAGGACTTCGGTATCATCGCCGCCCCACTCACGCGTCTCTTGCGGCGGGACGCGTTTGTGTGGGACGACGATGCTTCGGCGGCATTCGAGGCGCTCAAGCGCGCTTTGACCACAGGACCTGTTCTTCAGATGCCAGACTTTACTAAGCCCTTCGTGGTCGACTGCGACGCGTCGGGCGCAGGGTTCGGCGCCGTCCTCCACCAGGGCGTCGGGCCTCTCGCCTACTTCAGCCGTCCCTTCGCGGCCCGTCATATCAAACTGGCGGCCTACGAGCGGGAGTTGATCGGCTTGGTACAGGCCGTTCGTCATTGGCGTCCATATTTGTGGGGGCGCCACTTTTTGGTTCGCACTGACCATTACAGCTTGAAATTTTTGCTTGATCAACGCTTGTCTACAGTTCCGCAGCATCAATGGATCAGCAAGCTGTTTGGTTTCGACTTCTCGGTAGAGTACCGTCCGGGCCGCTTGAACATCGTGGCAGACGCTCTCTCTCGTCGCGGACTTCGAAGATGGGGGGGCAGCCGTCCTGGTGGCTGCGGCTGCAGCAGCCCTCCCCGTGTCGGGACCCTCCTTCGACCTTCTAGACTGCCATCCGGCGGGCAACAGCAGCCGCGCCTGACGGCCAGCACCTACTGGCGCAGTTCCAGGCGGGGGAGCTGGAGGCCCCATGGCGCCTTTTCTGACGGCCTTCTGCTCCATGGATCCCGCGTCTACGTGCCGGACCATGGGGACTTGCGCCAGCAAGTGCTCCTCCTGGCTCACTCAGCTGGCCATGAGGGCACCCAGAAGACGCTACACCGACTCCGTGCAGATTTCTACATTCCCCGTGATCGTGTGCTGGTGCAGGACCTGGTGCGTTCTTGCACCACGTGCCAGCGCAATAAGACGGAGACGGTTCATCCCGCGGGCTTGCTGCAGCCCCTCGACGTTCCCACCCAAGTGTGGGCGGATATCTCGATGGACTTCATCGAGGGCTTGCCCAAGGTTGCGGGCAAGTCGGTCATCCTCACGGTGGTGGATCGCTTCTCCAAGTACGCCCACTTCATCGCGCTCGGCCACCCCTACACTGCTACGTCCGTCGCTCGTGCCTTCTTCGACGGCATCGTTCGCCTTCACGGGTTTCCGCTGTCCATCGTCAGCGACCGGGACCCTCGTGTTCACCGGGCACGTTTGGCGAGACATCTTCAAGATGGCGGGCGTCCAGTTGCGCATGAGCACAGCTTTCCATCCGCAAACGGATGGCCAGTCCGAAGTGGTGAACAAGGTCATCGCCATGTACCTCCGTTGTGTGACGGGGGATCGCCCCCGCGCTTGGGTGGATTGGCTGTCGTGGgcggagtactgctacaacacctCCTTCCACACGGCTCTTCGCGCCACACCGTTTGAGGTCGTCTACGGTCGCCCTCCTCCGCCGCTGCTGCCCTATACGCCGGGTACAGCTCGGACCGAGGCTGCGGATGCGCTTCTTCGGTCCCGTGATGAGATCCTCGCCGAGGTGCGCCAACGTCTTTTGCAGGCTCAGCAGCTGTCCAAAAAATATTATGATGCCGGCCACCGCGACGTCGAGTTCCAGGTGGGCGACTGGGTGTGGCTGCGGCTGCTCAACCGCACGGCCCAGTCACTCTCTCCAGGGGCCAAGGGCAAACTCGGTCCTCGCTATGCCGGGCCGTTCCGCGTCTTGGAGCGTCTTGGAGCGGTGGCATATCGTCTACAGCTGCCCGAGGGTGCCCGtcttcatgatgtcttccacgtGGGATTGCTCAAGCGCCACCGCGGTGACCCTCCAGCAACGCCGGCCAGCCTTGCGCCGACCTTCGACGGCCGTTACACTCCTGCCCCGGCCAAGGCGCTACGTGTCCAGCGGCGCCGTGACACCTGGCAGGTGCTTATCCAGTGGCATGGTTTTCCAGAAGAGGATGCGACATGGGAGTCCGTCGACGAGTTCCGCTCCTTCTACCccgacttccagctcgaggacgagctgtttgagaaggcggggagagatgttatgaccggcatccagTACTCCAGGCGAAGGCCCAGCAGTGGCTAGAGGATGCCGGCGGGTTAGGGGGCTCAAGGCCCATATTTATCATATTTTACATAATATTAGAGTTATTTTCTATTATTATTCAGAGACATATAAATACCTGTAAACTCTATTGAGGAAATTAAGCAGAAACAtattattgtttccggcttcctttAGGGAGC harbors:
- the LOC136526396 gene encoding uncharacterized protein — translated: MGNPMHQGPCTAAWTGLLFHDTSASVAAYAAVPPGADQEGPYERPPQAMGGGFDRLPPKTHRLEFATYDGSEDPLNWLNHCEQFFRGQRWPASDRTWIASYHLRGLAQTWYYALEQDEGMPSWERFVELCRQRFGPPVRGTRLAELGRLSFQSTVQEFADRFQAVSCHARGVSAKQKADLFVGGLLEYIRVDVEMRDPQDIQTAMYLARAFERRAAAMPTAPPPRGARPPPRPGLPPRAPTQAAGAPAQPGAGPAGGQGAPPVRQFRRLTPAEQLERRRQGLCFNCDEPYVRGHVCPRLFYLESTDFVDEEAGEVAAADADAAAFPDEPAGQGVAGDAADAANALVVSLHAVAGIRPPNAMLLPVTVKDESFLALLDTGSTHNFVQGAVLRRLGLSPAGGDHLRVTVANGEHVACEGIARNVPVRIGDEDFTITCVGLNLGAFDFIIGFDFIRTLGPVLWDCDTLTMAFWREGRRVTWQGVPGPQTPTPQQAVTAVTTDPRLPLLDRLLAQHGDIFDEPTGLPPARPYDHRIHLLPGTAPVAVRPYRYPQLQKDELERQCAAMLAQGIIRPSTSPFLRARPAGAQGGQVVALLHRLPLPQRQDLQGQIPDSGG